The stretch of DNA AACTCGATAAGTCGAGTTATAGCTGGGACTGGAATAGCTACCATACCTACGTGCGGATGCGCCCCAACTGGTCGGGCGACCGGGCCGACTTTGGTCAGAAGCTAACAGCCCTGTACGTCCGAAATAACCCTACGAGCAAAAACACGCTCAGTCCACAACCGCTCACCGACATTCATCTATATTCTGATTTTGCCTTCAACACCGACTGGGGGCAGCGTGGCAGCATTTTCTACGTTCGGCTGTTTGCTACCGTCGGGCTGATTGTGCTGCTGATTGCCTGCGTCAACTTCATCAACTTAGCCACAGCCCGTTCGATGCAACGCGCCCGTGAGGTGGGCGTTCGCAAAACGATTGGTGCCCATCGGCGGCATCTGATTTTCCAGTTTCTGGGCGAGTCATTTTTGCTGACGGGCATAGCCGTTGGCCTGGCTCTGCTACTGGCAAGTGGGCTGATGCCGCTCTTTAACGACCTGACCGGCAAAACGCTGACGCTGGACGTAAGCCGGCTCTCATTCTGGGTTGCGCTGGTGTTGCTGACTGGTTTGATTGGCCTGTTGGCCGGTGCCTATCCGGCGTTTCTGCTCTCGTCCTTTCAGCCCGCTACCGTGTTAAAAGGAGCTATCACGGTGCGGGCGGGCGTCACCTTCCGGCAGGTGCTGGTCGTGGGGCAATTCGCCTTGTCTCTTATACTAATTATAAGCAGTGTTTTGATTTACAGGCAGTTGGTTTATATTCAACAGAAAGACCTCGGATTCGATAAATCGCAATTGTTGTATGCTAGGATGGCTGGTGCGCTGCGATTCAAAGCGGCTGAGTTTAAGCAGGAACTGTTGCGGCAGTCAGGCATCGAATCGGCTGCGGCCACCACAGCAACGCTGGTCGACGTAGCGAATGAATCGGACATTGAGTGGGAAGGGCGGCAGGGCCGGATCGAGCGCGTCAGGACTGACTTTTTCATCACCCAAATGAACATCGACCCCGATTTCACAAAGACGGTGGGCATGAAAGTAGCGCGGGGGAGCAACTTCAGGCCCAAAGCCGCTACGGATACCAATCAAACCTACCTGATCAACGAAACAGCGGCCCGGCGCATGGGCTACACCGTAGAGTCGGCTATTGGCAAGCGGGTAAAATTCTGGGGTAAAGTCGGCCCGATTGTTGGCGTAGTGCGCGATTTTCATTTCCGCCCACTAAACGTCCCGATTCAGCCGTTCATTTTCCGCTACGCGCCCGACAATCCGTACTTCCAGCTTTTGGTGAAAACCCGCCCTGGACAAACGGCCACCGTACTACGCCATATCGAACAGCTTTACAAACAATACGAAAAAGAAAGTCCGTTACACTACGGCTTTGTCGATCAGGAATTGGACCAGCAGTACCAGCGTGAACAGCGCACCGGGCGCATCGTACTCTATTTTTCAGGGCTGGCCGTGCTGATTTCGTGTCTGGGCCTGTTCGGGCTGGCCGCGTTCACTGCCGAACAGCGCACCAAAGAAATTGGCATCCGTAAAGTACTGGGGGCCAGCGTTGCCAGCATCGTAGCCCTGCTCTCCAAAGATTTCCTGAAATTGGTAGGGGTGTCTATCCTGATTGCTTCGCCCTTAGCCTGGTATGCTATGAACCGCTGGTTAGCCGATTTTGCGTATCGTATTGATATTGAGTGGTGGGTGTTCGCCCTGGCGGGAGTGCTGGCGGTAGGTATCGCCCTGCTGACGGTGAGCTTCCAGAGCATCAAAGCCGCCCTGATGAACCCGGTGAAAAGTTTGCGGAGTGAATAGCGTAGAGACGGAAGATGTTCCGTCTCCCTCGCGTCAGCCATACACCTGCGTCAGCCATACATTAAAAAACCATCCGGCGTGGAGACGGAACATCTTCCGTCTCTACACGGCAATCCCCTACAACCATGTTCCGAAACTATTTCAAAATCGCTTTTCGTAGTCTTTGGAAAAACCGTGTTTATAGCGGTATCAACGTTGTTGGCCTGGCGGTGGGGCTGGCAGCTTGCCTGCTCATTACGCTCTACGTAGCCGACGAACTCAGCTACGACCGTTACCACAAACGCGCCGACCGTATCTATCGAGTGGTTCATCGGGCAACGTGGGAAGGCGGCAGCATGAACCTCGCGCCCACCTCGGCTCCCTACGCGCCGACGCTCAAACAGACGTACCCCGAGATTGAACAGGCCGTGCGTATACTGCCTGAAGGCGGGGGAATCATTCAGTACGGTACTACCAAAGTTGAGGCCGAAGACATCGCCTTTGCCGACCAGAATCTGTTTCAGGTGTTCAGTTATTCGTTTCTGCACGGCGACCCCAACATGGCCCTCAGCAAGCCTCATTCAATTGTTCTTACGCAAACATTGGCTGCCCGCCTGTTTGGCGATGTAGCCAGTGCTATGAGTAAAACTGTACTGTTTGAGAACAACTTTCCGAATGTGGTAACAGGAATTATCAGCGACATGCCCGCCAATTCGCACGCCCGGTTCAGTGCCCTGCGTTCCTTCTCGACGGGTTTCACGAGCGGATGGCAGCAATTCAATCTACACACGTACCTACTCTTGCAGGAAGGGGCTGACCCGAAAAAAGTAGAAGCTAAATTCCCGGCTTTCTTCGAGCGGTACATCAAGCCCGAAGTGGGGAATGTTGCCTATGAGATGAGCCTACAACCGCTCACGTTTATTCACCTGCGTTCCAACCTGGATTATGAATTAAGCCCCAACGGCAGCTACCGCACGGTATCGGTATTTGCCATTATTGCGGGTTTGATTTTGTTGCTGGCCGGGATCAACTACATCAATTTAGCCACAGCCCGCTCGTCCATCCGGTTGCGCGAGGTGGGCGTTCGGAAGGCAGTGGGGTCAGGGCGGGGCCAACTGGCAGGGCTTTTTCTGATTGAAACATCACTGCTGACAGTATTGGCCACTACGTTGGGCGTTGGGCTGGCCTACGCGCTGATGCCTTTCTTCAATCAGCTTACGGGCAAAGAACTATCTATGTGGCGATTCGGGACAGGATATAGTATGCTAATTTTGGTCGGATTTGCCGTGATAACGAGCCTGTTGAGCGGTACGTATCCGGCACTGTTTTTGTCGGGGTCGCGCACCGTAGCGGCCCTGCGCGGCCAGATGGGCAGTCAATTGGCGACGATTATGTTTCGGAAGTCACTCGTTACGTTTCAGTTCGCCATTACGGTCGCGCTCATAGCCGCGTCGGGCATCATCTACCAGCAATTGCAGTTCGCGATGAATAAATCGCTTGGTTTCAACAAAGACCAGGTGCTGACCTTCCATCTGCACGACGATGAAACGCGCACTAAAATTCCGGTCCTTAAAGCCAAACTGCTACAAAGCCCGCTCATTGAGGACGTTGCAGTAGCGAGCAATCCTATCGGTACGAACAACTTAGGCGGGGGTGGCTATTATTTTGAGATTGACGGTAAAATGACAACGTCGTCTAAAATCATCCACAGCATCATGGTAGACGGCGACTTCTTGAAAACGATGGAAATTGGCTTAGTGGAGGGCCGGAGTTTTTCGAATACCATCCCCGCCGACCGCTATAATGCCATTCTGGTCAATGAAACGTTGGTGAAGGAACTGGGCTGGAAAGACCCAATTGGCAAACGGGTAAAGTTCTACGTCGATGACAAGGGTACGCAGGCCGAACGCCGGGTAGTGGGCATAGTGAAGGACTTCCATACCCATTCGCTACAACACAAAATTGAACCGCTGGCTTTGCAGATGCCCCCCTCTGCCGACGAGCAGGACAACGTGTATATCAGAATAAGGGCGGGCCAAACGGAAGCCGCGTTAGCATTCATCCAGAAAACATATGAGCAGTTTGAACCGGGCGGGGTATTCGACTACCAGTTTCTGGACCAGAATTTTGCCCGACAATACACCAATGAGCAGAACCAAAATAATCTACTCCTGATCTTCACGGCCTTAGCCATTTTCATTGCCTGCCTCGGTCTCTTTGGCCTCGTCACGTTCACTGCCGAACAGCGCACCAAAGAAATTGGTGTTCGAAAAGTGCTGGGAGCCAGCGTAATCAGCATCGTAGCCTTGCTCTCAAAAGAGTTTTTGAAATTAGTGCTGATCGCCATCATGATTGCATCACCTTTAGCCTGGTATGCCATGAATCGTTGGCTACAAGGTTTTGCCTACAAGATCGACATTTCGTGGTGGATGTTCGTGCTGGCGGGTCTGCTGGCGGTGGGCATTGCCCTGCTGACGGTGAGCTTCCAGAGCATCAAAGCCGCCCTGATGAACCCGGTGAAGAGTTTGCGAAGCGAATAGCGTAGAGACGGAACATCTTCCGTCTCCCTCGCGTCAGCCATACATTAAAAAAACCATCCGGCGGGGAGACGGAACATCTTCCGTCTCTACACGGCACTCCCCTACAACCATGCTACGAAACTATTTCAAAATCGCCTGGCGGAATCTTCTCCGCAACAAAACCTATTCTTTCATTAACATTGGCGGGCTGGCCGTAGGCATGGCCGTCGCGATACTCATTGGCCTGTGGATTTACGACGAGCTATCGTTCAACAAATACCACCAGAATTATGACCGCATTGCGCAGGTTAGGGAGCATGGTATTCGGGAAGACGGGAAACACTATTCAAACACATCGCTCCCATACCCGCTGGCAACTGAATTAAAAACCAGCTATCAACGCTTCTTTAAACACATTCTGATTGCTAATGATCCAGGCGAGTATATCCTAACTACCGGTGAAACGAAACTAACCCAAAAAGGTCAATTTATTGAAGCAGGTGCCCCCGAAATGCTCACCTTGACAATGCTTAAAGGCTCTTGGGCCGGGTTGACTGATCCACACTCAATTTTGCTTTCCGCATCGGCTGCTACCGCATTGTTTGGCGACGCAGACCCAATTGATAAACCCGTCAAAATCAACGCGGATATGGAAGCTAAAGTGACAGGAGTTTATCTGGACTTACCTCATAATTCGGAGTTTCACCCGATAAAATTCTTCGCTCCGTTCGACTTGTGGACTTCGGCAAACCCCTGGGTGAGAGAACAGCAGTGGAATAACTGGTTTCTTTCTGTATATGCTCAAGTTCAGACGAACGTAGACTTCGATAAGGTTTCTGCTATCATTAAAGATATTGAAATTAACCAGATCAAGAACCTGAAAGACAGGCAGGAGCAGGTGGCCCGCCAGCCGCAAATAGCGTTACTCCCAATGAGTCGGTGGCATCTGTATGGCAGTTATTACGTTGATGATAACGGGCCGGTACAAATGGTTTGGCTCATTGGTTTGATTGGTGCATTTGTATTGCTGTTGGCCTGCATCAATTTTATGAATCTGAGTACGGCTCGTTCAGTGAAGCGAGCACAAGAAGTAGGTATTCGTAAAGCGGTGGGTTCGTTGCGCGGGCAATTAATGAGTCAATTTTTCAGTGAGTCGTTTTTAGTCGTTTTATTGGCCTTTATGTTATCGTTATCGCTGGTTGGCATTTCGTTGCCGTGGTTCAATGATATTGCTGCCAAGCAACTGACCGTCCCCTGGACCGCTTCTCCCTTCTGGCTGGCGTGTGTTCTGTTTGTTCTGGCGACCGGATTTTTAGCAGGGAGTTATCCAGCATTTTATCTATCTTCATTTCAGCCAGTTAAGGTTCTCAAAGGAGTCGTCATACAGGGGCGTTTTGCGGCTCTTCCCCGAAAGCTCCTGATTGTGTTGCAGTTCACCGTTTCGGTAACGTTGATAATTGTCACTCTCCTCGTTTACCGGCAGATTCAACACGCTAAAAATCGCCCAATCGGATACGACAAAGCGGGCCTGGTGATGGTCGAGAAAAAAACGGCTGATTTTAACGACAAGCAGCAGTTGCTCCGAAGTGAATTGAAAAATACGGGCGTGGTGGTCGAGGTGGCTGAATCAAGGAGTTCGCCGACTGGCATTACAATGTGGAACGGCGGTTTTTCGCGAAAAGGTATTGCTTTCGACTGTCCAAACGGGTGCGGCACCCTGCCAGTCAGCCCCGAATACGGTCAAACAGTAGGCTGGCAATTTGTGGCAGGCCGAGATTTCAGCAAAGCATTGGCGACCGATTCATTGGGGTTTATCATAAACGAGTCATTCGCCAAACTGCTTGAGCTAAAAACACCCGTCGGTGAGCAGGTTACGTGGGGTCCTGGGCAGCGGCTGCCAAAAACGTATACTGTTTTAGGAGTAGTGAAAGACATGGTTGCCCTGTCGCCTTACAAGCCGACCATCCCAACTGTTTTCTTTTTAGAAGACAATTATAACTGGATAAATATCCGGCTCAATCCTGCCATAAGTGCCAGCGAAGCGTTGCCGAAAATTGAGGCTGTTTTCAAGAAGATTATTCCAACGGCTCCCTTCGATTACAAGTTTGCCGATCAGGAATATGCCGCCAAGTTTGCTGCTGAGGAGCGCATCGGTAATCTCGCTTTGGTCTTCACCGTCCTCGCCGTTCTCATTTCCTGCCTGGGTTTGTTCGGGCTGGCGTCGTTTATGGCTGAAGCCCGGACTAAAGAAATTGGGGTGCGTAAAGTACTGGGAGCCAGTGTGCTGAACCTGTGGGGGTTACTCTCCAAAGATTTCGTCATACTGGTCATTATCTCCTTCTTCATCGCCACGCCCATTGCGTATTATTTCCTCTCGAACTGGCTTCAGAAATACGAGTACCGCACGGAGCTGTCGTGGTGGATTTTTGCCGTCTCAGGTGCGGGCGCGTTGGTAATCACGTTATTGACCATCTCATTCCAGAGCGTGAAAGCCGCCCTGATGAATCCGGTGAAGAGTTTGCGGACGGAGTAGGGGCCTGTCCTGAACCGTACACATACTGTCCGGTAATGGACAATTCAAAACGGTTTTTTCTGAGCAGAAAGCCTTTTCTGAGCAGGAGAGGCCGTTTTGCGTTATTGGCAACCTATTTGCTCAGCAAAAATAGAGTTAATAAGAAATCATGAAACGAACCTACTTAGGCGAGTTTGAAGAGATTGTGCTGCTACTGGTGGTAAGTATGGATGGCGAAGCCTACGGCGTCGGCCTTACGCACAAGCTGAACGAGGAAACCGACCGCTCGGTACGGCTCAATCAGGTCCATGCGGCCCTGCACCGGTTGCAAGAGAAAGGCATGGTGGCCTCGCGGCTGGGCGATCCCACGCCCGAACGCGGGGGCCGACGCAAGTTGCTGTTCACCGTAACGGCCTATGGCTACCGGACCTTGCAGGACATCAAAGTGATGCGGGCACAACTGTGGAACGCCGTACCTACCACACCCAAACTCGCCATTGGCTTATGAAACCAAGCCCGCCCCGCCTTGCCGACCGCCTGCTGGAATGGTTCGTAGCTCCGCACCGGCTGGAAGCCTTGCAGGGCGACCTGCACGAGGAGTTCGCCTACCAGGTCGGGCGAATGGGTGTTCGGCGGGCGCGGTGGCAGTATTGGCGCGACGTGCTGGGGTTTATGCGGCCCTGGGTGGTGAAACGTAAAGCGAACGAATATCCTAATCCAACAAATACGGACATGATCCAGAATCATCTGAAAATCGCCTGGCGGAGCATACTGCGGCATCGAAGTTTTACCGGCCTGAATGTGCTGGGCCTGAGTGTAGGCATAGCCGCAGCCCTTTTGTTGTTCATGACGGTACGTTACGAACTCAGCTTCGATACGTTTCACCCGGAACACGACCGAATTTACCGTGTCGTTCGCGAGCAGTTTCTGACGAACGGCGACAGAGACGTAACGCCGGGAAATCCGTTGCCAGTGGCAGACGCCCTTAAAACCGACGTCGCTCAGTTCGAAAACGTTGTTTCGGTTTTCGGAACGCTCGATCCGCAGGTGACGGTGCTTGGCAGCGATCCCAAAACAACCAACGCAACGACCAAATTCCTGGAAGATGACGAGGGCATGATTGTGGGGCCGGAATTTTTCCGGCTGTTCAACTTCCCCTGGCTCATCGGTCGGCCCGACGCGCTGACGCAACCGAACGTAGTGGCTCTGTCGAAAACGTTTGCGGAGAAGTATTTTGGCAGCCCACAACAGGCGATGGGCAAGTTTCTGCGTATCAACAAACACACGACCATGCGCGTAGTAGGTGTGCTGGCCGATGCGCCCCCCAACACGTCTTTCCCCATGAATTTGGTAATCTCGTATGCCACGAAGAAAGCCGACAAAGGTGAGCGGTTTGGCTTCGGCTCCTTTGACGATTGGGGCAGTACGTCGAGCCAGGACCAGATTTTTGTTCGGTTGCCGCGCAACCTCCCGGTAGCTTCGGCCAACGCACTGCTGGAGAAGTTCTCGCGCAAACACTACGATGGGCGAGATGAAAGCAAAAAGACGCATTTTCTCAGTCCACTGGCCGATCTGCACCACGATAACCGGTTCGATACGTTTACGACCAAAGTTGCCGTCGTCCCCTTCCAACGTATCTGGAATCTGGCTTTGGTGGGTGGTCTATTGTTACTGATGGCCTGCGTCAACTTCGTCAATATTGCTTCAGCACTGGCGACCCGCCGAGCTAAAGAAGTGAGTGTTCGGAAAGTGTTGGGCAGTCAGAAAAGCCAGTTGGTCGGGCAGTTTCTCACCGAGACCTTCCTGATGGTGCTGGCATCGCTGATGCTGGGCATTGGGCTGGCCTATGTTGCCCTGCCGCTACTAAACACGCTGTTCGCTATTCCGGCGGATGCTTCACTGTATTTCAAGCCGGAACTGGGGCTGGCCCTGCTGGGGTTGCTGGTTTTGCTCACGTTGCTGGCGGGACTGTATCCGGCCTTAGTACTATCGTCGTTTTCTCCGCTCGACGTATTTCGGAAGCGGGTAGCACGCGGTTGGCTACGTGGCATTTCGGTACGCCAAAGTCTGATTGTGTTCCAGTTTGCAACGGCGTTAGTGCTTATAATCAGCACGGTCATCAACCTAAGGCAGATGAACTACCTGAGCCGGATGGACACGGGCTTTAGCAAGGAAGGCGTGTTCAACTTCGGCATGGATACCGAATACCGCACCCGAAACGCGACCTTGCGTAATGAACTCCTACGGGTGCCCGGCGTTTCCGCCGTTACGTTTTCATCGGACGTTCCCTCGTCCGACAGCCGGTGGCAAAGCACATTTGCCTTTGCCAATCTCTCGAAAGATGAGGACTTTACCGCATCCATGAAGATGGCCGATGGCAACTACTTTACAACGCACGGAATAACCTTTGTGGCGGGTGCATCCTACGCGGTCGGTGATACGTTGCCTAAGTTCGTGGCCAACGAAACGCTGCTCAAAAAGCTGGGTGTGAAGAATCCGGCGTCGGTTATTGGCCGAAACCTACGATTAGGTGATGTTACCGGCCCCATTGTGGGCGTTGTAAAAGACTTTCATACGAACTCGGCGCGAGACGACGGAGGGCCGCGCACCAGGGGAATCCAGCCGCTGCTGCTTACGCCGTCCGATAAGTTCTATTATGCGGGCAGCGTGAAAATTCGTTCGCAAAATCTGCCGCAAACAGTGGAGCGTATCAAGGCTGTTTACGCCCGTGTTTTCCCCGAAGTAGCCTTTACGGGTCGTTTTTATGAGGATGCCTTGAATGCCTACTACAAAGCCGAGCAACAGATGGGTCTGCTGTACCGCGTCTTCGCCGGACTAACGATCTTCATTGCCTGCTTAGGTCTGTTTGGTTTGGCTGCATTCACGGCAGAACAACGCACCAAAGAAATCGGGGTACGTAAAGTGCTGGGTGCATCGGTAGCTGGTATCGTTGCTCTGTTAAGCAAAGATTTTCTCAAACTCGTACTGGTTGCCGTTCTCATTGCCTCGCCTATTGCGTGGTATCTGATGAATGGATGGCTCCAGGATTTCACGTACCGTATCAATATCGACTGGTGGGTGTTCGCGCTGGCGGGCTTGCTGGCGGTGAGTATCGCGTTACTGACGGTGAGCTTCCAGAGCGTGAAAGCCGCCCTGATGAATCCGGTGAAGAGTTTACGGAGTGAATAACAGGTAAAGAAACGCGCTTTTTATAGCTCAGAATGAGTAGATTAGCGTATCGGTTGGCTCTTTTTTGGTACGGCTGATATTGTGATATACAGCAACTTATCTGTCTTGTTCTGTCATGCGCTGGTCGGTGGGCTTGATCGTGTGTCTATCGCTATGGACGTCTGTCCGGGCTTTCGGGCAGGAGTTGATACCCAATGGCGGCTTTGAGACCTACGCAACCTGCCCCCGGAAAGACAACCTGCTCTCCGAAGCTACCCCCTGGTACAACCCCAACACGGCCACACCCGATTTCTACCATAGCTGTTTTCCAACCCCTCAGATGGAGCTTCCGCCCCATTCAGGGCAGGGACTGGCCCGGCTATTTATGGATTTGGGCTGGGCCGAATATCTGGCTACCCCGCTGAAAGAACCCCTGCTGGCGGGCGAAACCTACCAGTTTGAACTGTACGTGGCCTCGCCAAAACCGACCCAATATCCGATTGGGTCGTTCGGGGCTTATTTCGCCAATCAGCCGGTTGGTTCGGCAGACAAAACACTGCTGCGGCTCGACAATCCACCCCAGGTACTCGATAATACGCCCAGACGACTGACGCAGCGGCTGAAGTGGGAGAAAATGGGCGGTTGCCTGCTTGCGAAAGGTGGGGAACGCCACGTCGTTATCGGCAATTTTGCCGCACTACCCAGCACCTTAGGCGACTATTACCTGTTCATCGACGACGTGTCGCTGAAACCCATCCGGCTCGACCTGGGTCGTGACACCACGCTTTGCGGACGGAGAAGTACCCTTCTACTCGATGCGACAACCCCCGGTGCTATCTTTTATGAATGGAACACGGGCAGCAACGCACCCACCCTACAGGTAGCAAAACCGGGCCGCTATTGGGTAACGGTGCAAACGCCCTGCAAAACCCTGCGCGACACCATCACTGTTACGTATCCACCTGATTTCAGCTTAGGTGCCGATACTACGCTTTGCGAGGGTAAAACCCTGATGCTGCACGTCGATGCGCCCGGCACCTACCAATGGCAGGATGGTTCCCGGCGAAACACGTTTTTGGTCGAAAGAGCGGGGCAGTATGTTGTTCAGGTTACAAATAAAAACTGCATGGTAGCTGATACAATCGCCGTGCGGTATAGCCGACCTCCCCAGTTGGATTTAGGAGCCGATCAGCAGTTGTGCGGAACCGAGGTGTACACTATCCGCCCTACGTTTGCCAACGGCACATTCCGCTGGCTCGATGCCTTCGCCGATGTGGAGCGAACCGTCAACGCGTCGGGCATCTTCCGGGCGTCGGTAACGAATGCCTGTGCCACACGCACCGACGACGTGCTGATTGATTATAGCGGCTGCTCGTGTCAGGTGTACGCGCCCGATGCCTTTTCGCCCAACACCGATGGCCTGAACGATGTTTTTGAGCCGTTTGCCTGCAACGACATTACCTTTCTGACCTTAACGGTTTACGACCGATGGGGCGAAGCCGTTTTCCATACCGACCAGCCGCCTTTTCGGTGGAATGGTACGTATCAGGGCGAACGCTGCGCCACAGCGGTTTACACCTGGCAGTTGAGCTACCTGTTCCAACGCCCCGACGCCCCACCCATTCGCCAGACAAAGCAGAAACGGCTGACGCTGTTGAGCCAATAAAAACTTTTGTCGGTACGGCGATTCCTCATCGCACTACAGGGAACTGCGATATCCGAAGCGTTGTGCAGCCGTAAGGAATCAGCGTAATTTCCTCTTCCTCTTTCGCTACCTCCATATAGTCGATAACGCTGAATGGAATTGGCCCAGCCATCTCGTTGTACAGTTTCCACGACGGGATTCGCCGGGCCTTTAGCCGGATTTCAGACGGGGCGTTGGCAACGTTCCACGGGTAATCAGAGGTGGTCTCTCTGGAACTAAATCGGGCATTCTGTTCTACCGGCTGCTTATCGGTCTCGATCAGGCCGTAATTCCAGGGGGTAGTGGGCCGCACTTCGATGTACTCGGCTCCGAACTCGATGGGGTCTTTATCATTTCTGACAATCTGCGTCTCCTCCCCCATTTTCAGCGCGTATGCCAATGGGCCGCGCTCCACCGATACAGAATTCTCGTGCCACTGATTCTTGAAAATATGCATCGGCAGGCGTAATTCTACCACGTCGCCCGACTGCCAGACACGCTTCACAACCGCAATCTGATTACCTGCTGATTCCTTTACAACCTGCCCATTTACCAGCACCGTTGCTTTGCGGCACCAGGCTGGTATCCGCAGATGAAATGGAAACGACACGGTTTTACTGCCGCCGTTCAGCGTCAGCGCAAACCGGATGCTTTCGCCGAATGGGTAGTTTGTTTGTTCGTCAACCATCACGCGGGTTCCGTTACCAACGGTAGCCGTTACCGTACTCGGCGAGTACACAAGCGCGGCCAGCCCCCGGTCTGGGGTAGCGTACCAGAGGTTTTGCACGAATTTGGGCCAGCCCTGGTGCATGTTCGAGGTGCAGCACGGGTAGCCCGTCAGCAATCCCATACAAAGGTCGGTGCCGCCGTGGTTGACGTCGAAGTTGCGAACGTGCCGGGTCAGCATCACCTGATTGGCCTGCTGAAAATACTGCCGCCCCATGTAA from Spirosoma montaniterrae encodes:
- a CDS encoding ABC transporter permease, producing the protein MLQNYLKIAVRNLWRNPLYSLLNLGGLALSTACCLLIALYVYDEWSYDRHYRDASRIFRVVERQQQPDGVYDVAATPGPLAPSLKATMPDVVEAGRIGRWNGLLRYGRQVYEEKSLFFADNGLLQLFNFPFLKGNPATALTRPDELVLTETAARRYFGANWQQNPKVIGATLRLNNERDYRVVGVLRDLPTNTHLRFDVLLSFKNVELDKSSYSWDWNSYHTYVRMRPNWSGDRADFGQKLTALYVRNNPTSKNTLSPQPLTDIHLYSDFAFNTDWGQRGSIFYVRLFATVGLIVLLIACVNFINLATARSMQRAREVGVRKTIGAHRRHLIFQFLGESFLLTGIAVGLALLLASGLMPLFNDLTGKTLTLDVSRLSFWVALVLLTGLIGLLAGAYPAFLLSSFQPATVLKGAITVRAGVTFRQVLVVGQFALSLILIISSVLIYRQLVYIQQKDLGFDKSQLLYARMAGALRFKAAEFKQELLRQSGIESAAATTATLVDVANESDIEWEGRQGRIERVRTDFFITQMNIDPDFTKTVGMKVARGSNFRPKAATDTNQTYLINETAARRMGYTVESAIGKRVKFWGKVGPIVGVVRDFHFRPLNVPIQPFIFRYAPDNPYFQLLVKTRPGQTATVLRHIEQLYKQYEKESPLHYGFVDQELDQQYQREQRTGRIVLYFSGLAVLISCLGLFGLAAFTAEQRTKEIGIRKVLGASVASIVALLSKDFLKLVGVSILIASPLAWYAMNRWLADFAYRIDIEWWVFALAGVLAVGIALLTVSFQSIKAALMNPVKSLRSE
- a CDS encoding ABC transporter permease; the encoded protein is MFRNYFKIAFRSLWKNRVYSGINVVGLAVGLAACLLITLYVADELSYDRYHKRADRIYRVVHRATWEGGSMNLAPTSAPYAPTLKQTYPEIEQAVRILPEGGGIIQYGTTKVEAEDIAFADQNLFQVFSYSFLHGDPNMALSKPHSIVLTQTLAARLFGDVASAMSKTVLFENNFPNVVTGIISDMPANSHARFSALRSFSTGFTSGWQQFNLHTYLLLQEGADPKKVEAKFPAFFERYIKPEVGNVAYEMSLQPLTFIHLRSNLDYELSPNGSYRTVSVFAIIAGLILLLAGINYINLATARSSIRLREVGVRKAVGSGRGQLAGLFLIETSLLTVLATTLGVGLAYALMPFFNQLTGKELSMWRFGTGYSMLILVGFAVITSLLSGTYPALFLSGSRTVAALRGQMGSQLATIMFRKSLVTFQFAITVALIAASGIIYQQLQFAMNKSLGFNKDQVLTFHLHDDETRTKIPVLKAKLLQSPLIEDVAVASNPIGTNNLGGGGYYFEIDGKMTTSSKIIHSIMVDGDFLKTMEIGLVEGRSFSNTIPADRYNAILVNETLVKELGWKDPIGKRVKFYVDDKGTQAERRVVGIVKDFHTHSLQHKIEPLALQMPPSADEQDNVYIRIRAGQTEAALAFIQKTYEQFEPGGVFDYQFLDQNFARQYTNEQNQNNLLLIFTALAIFIACLGLFGLVTFTAEQRTKEIGVRKVLGASVISIVALLSKEFLKLVLIAIMIASPLAWYAMNRWLQGFAYKIDISWWMFVLAGLLAVGIALLTVSFQSIKAALMNPVKSLRSE
- a CDS encoding ABC transporter permease, with protein sequence MLRNYFKIAWRNLLRNKTYSFINIGGLAVGMAVAILIGLWIYDELSFNKYHQNYDRIAQVREHGIREDGKHYSNTSLPYPLATELKTSYQRFFKHILIANDPGEYILTTGETKLTQKGQFIEAGAPEMLTLTMLKGSWAGLTDPHSILLSASAATALFGDADPIDKPVKINADMEAKVTGVYLDLPHNSEFHPIKFFAPFDLWTSANPWVREQQWNNWFLSVYAQVQTNVDFDKVSAIIKDIEINQIKNLKDRQEQVARQPQIALLPMSRWHLYGSYYVDDNGPVQMVWLIGLIGAFVLLLACINFMNLSTARSVKRAQEVGIRKAVGSLRGQLMSQFFSESFLVVLLAFMLSLSLVGISLPWFNDIAAKQLTVPWTASPFWLACVLFVLATGFLAGSYPAFYLSSFQPVKVLKGVVIQGRFAALPRKLLIVLQFTVSVTLIIVTLLVYRQIQHAKNRPIGYDKAGLVMVEKKTADFNDKQQLLRSELKNTGVVVEVAESRSSPTGITMWNGGFSRKGIAFDCPNGCGTLPVSPEYGQTVGWQFVAGRDFSKALATDSLGFIINESFAKLLELKTPVGEQVTWGPGQRLPKTYTVLGVVKDMVALSPYKPTIPTVFFLEDNYNWINIRLNPAISASEALPKIEAVFKKIIPTAPFDYKFADQEYAAKFAAEERIGNLALVFTVLAVLISCLGLFGLASFMAEARTKEIGVRKVLGASVLNLWGLLSKDFVILVIISFFIATPIAYYFLSNWLQKYEYRTELSWWIFAVSGAGALVITLLTISFQSVKAALMNPVKSLRTE
- a CDS encoding PadR family transcriptional regulator, with translation MKRTYLGEFEEIVLLLVVSMDGEAYGVGLTHKLNEETDRSVRLNQVHAALHRLQEKGMVASRLGDPTPERGGRRKLLFTVTAYGYRTLQDIKVMRAQLWNAVPTTPKLAIGL